From the Naumovozyma dairenensis CBS 421 chromosome 10, complete genome genome, the window tcaataaaaatatcatctttCTAAAAACTAACAAAATGACGTATTGACCCAGCTTTTGCAAATATTCTCTATCAAATAAAGGAGTTCCAAATTTTGAGAGAAGCTTTAACTTTAAACATTCGATAGAATGAGTGATTGGAAATATGTTGAGAATTGAACTTAATATCCGTACTAATATACCAAAAAACGtaatttttgttgattGACACTTTTGTACCCAACTGCCTAGATAGAAAGAATCAGCTCACTCTTTATCAAACACTTTATAGGAGCAAATTCTTGAAAGCGTTCAACTCAGATTAACAAAAAGCTGTGTGTCAGGAAATTAAATAGTTTAATATGGAGTTTACGTTCAATTTCAAAGGAACCCAAGGATAATGTGGCATTTTCTTCTGCGTCATCCCTTGCCTATAGTAATTTACTGTATGTAGGCACGCGGTGTCTCGTAACCCCTAAAATCGCCGCCCGCACTATTTATCGCTTCGAAGAGGAGAACCCAAAGCTACAGAGAAAAGCAGAACAACTTCAGTTTATCATTTCATTGTTAGAATACTTACGCAAATAACAGCGAGGTCATCTACACCTAAAATAATGGTTATCGTACATTACTCCGCACGGAGTTTTCTGAGAGGTAGTTCAGGTTTTTCCCATTGTGTGATAGAAAGTCTACAAATCCTTCACAGAATGCGTAGGGAAGGACATCAGCCGTATTATCTTTTCTGCCTTGGATAAAAATTGGGATATAGTATTAGGAGGTTAATCCATTAGAGGAGTTGGTGGTAGTAAATCGACTTATTGAGTGGTTCCACCATACTTATTGAGCTCTGAAGTCATTAGGGGGCTCAGGGGGGGTTCTCATCGAGAATCCTTTCGACAGCAATATTTGTGGGGCATCCATTGTACTTTATCTGGGAGTTATTCTTAGAGTAGGCAAACAGATGAAAAAAGCTCTTCTCAATCTATCTATAAGTCGCAATTGATCAAGGCTATTGGAAATATAACTGTAATAATTAGGAGGCAACAAGATGAAAACAATGAGGAGGCGATTTTTCTCATTAGttcaataaaatttggtatataaaataatgagaaataaattaaaaagaCCAGTACTGTTTAAAGATATTCCTATAATTTTGGAATATGAAACACAAAAGTACAAcaattaaacaattaaacAATCAATCACAAAGCCAATAAATAAATcgataaatatatcatgTTCAcactaatttttttttttttctgttAATGGCTCAAATATTTTCGGCACCAATAGAAACGAATGAACCATTTTCTCTTCAGAAGAGGGATAATGCTATATGTCAGACAATCGTCAACGGTTGCCCGGATCTTAATTTCGGATATCATGCAAGTAATACAAATACGTTACggtattatttaaatatattaaatgtTCTTTGGGTACAAGATAATTTGTAtaatattactattaaCGTCAAAGGTGAAAAACAAATCCCAATGAAATACTTACATTCATTAAAGATCATTGGAGTGAAAGGCCCTCAAGGAACAGTCCAATTATATGGTGGCAATGAAGAGACCTACCTCATTGATAATCCAACTGATTATACTGTTACATTCCAGATTTCTGGTGGTTCTCCAAAAGATGAATGTAATGTTTGGTTGccaaatttccaaattcaatatgaatatttacTAGGTGATGCTGCCCAATATGAAGATACATGGGAGTGGGGTGCGAATGCATTCGATTTGGGGTCAGGTTGTGACGACTTCGATAATATGGGGAACTCTCAAACTGACTTCCCGGGATATTATTGGAAAAGCAAATGTAATGAAGAGTGTCAGGTAAGCTCGCCTTCCTCTGCACCCTTACCATCAACCTCAACTACTAGGAGTCCCCCATCCTCATCAGTCGAAACAGTGATCACTTCACATGAAACATAcccttcatcttcttcaccGGCATCTGTGGAATCATCGACATTTTCACCTCCAACGACTAGGAGTCCCCCATCCTCATCAGTCGAAACAGTGATCACTTCACATGAAACATAcccttcatcttcttcaccGGCATCTGTGGAATCATCGACATTTTCACGCTACACACCTTTCCCAAGTTCTACTATTGTTTCTTCTAGATCCTCTTCACTTATCCCATCGATTGACACTTTTAGCTATCAAACAGTTCCAAGTACAAGGCCTTCCGAGCCTTCGAGTTCAGAAATCGAGCCACCTACATCGTATACTACAGTATTGTCAAGTACGGTACCAGCGCCACCACATTCTGAATTTTCATCTCCTACAATAGGTCCAACCTCATCACAATATCAGTTTTCCTCGCCTTCATTTTCTGACATATATAGTAGTGATATAGTATTCACCACTACAAGCAGCTCTGCATCATTGTTTActataacaacaacaactagTTATTTATCGCCATCATCACCAGTTGTACCATCACCATTACCACCATTTTCCACCACCTACCTAGTTCCACCCACATctccaacaacaacatccGAAAATCAAAGTACACcttcttcatattcttATTCCACAGGAAGCCCCACCTTAACCTCAACCTTAACCTCAACCATGACACCACCTACTTCCAATATAGTACCACCAATCACCCCAAGTATTATATCAGAATTTAATGGTAAAGGTAATGTCCTCGATAATAGTAAGATGAAGTGGCTGGTACCTTCAGcgtttatttttatttttaatttcgTTATTTAgtgatttttcattgatcATTTATTCAAAGTACGTAATAGTCTAGCTATGCAAAAAAAGCATTTCCTActctatatttttctttctgttGCAAGTTTTATTTGTATGCATTTTCATCGAGTTTAAAAGTGTGACGCGATTCTCTAGCATTGTGCAATTGTGAACTATGTATACTTTataattattcattttcttggtTAGGAGAAggtgaagaaaaaacaGTAAATACCGTatagtttattatttgattatGAAGGTATGAATTGCTAAACAATAGAGTCAATTAGTTTTAATCTAGGCCCTTCTGTTTCTCAATTCTTTAGTAGGTTGAGAAAACACACTACACaatttggaataatttGGCGTCTTTAAGGTTATAATGagtaaaaacaaaataaaaatctTCCACGATAATCACGATAGTGTCTGGCACAGAAAATACAATACCTTTAAATACATAGCTTGTTACATTTTATATCAACTATGGCACTGAAtctattcaaatttttgaagGGCGCTGGCTAgtcaataaaataaaggtTGTATATCTTCTACAGCCCTAATGGTTCCGTTGCAATCCGAGTTGAAATGAAGAGTTCTGGTGATGCTCACATTCGTACGTACGTCCATCAAATGTATCCTCAAACGAGGCtcagaaaataaattactCAATGGCAGCTAAATCAAGAAGCACAAACAAAGCATATAGCACAAATGTGGGGACTATAATATTATGGACAACGTGACTTTAAACAGTTTGGTATAACAATTATTCCTTTAGCTTACATAATATAATGTACTGTGCGTAGATGAAGCACCATCAGAAGCATATGATCTGTATTCTCTTGTCCCGGATGTTGTAGTCAATTTTTTGACGAAAGTATTGTTAGCAGGCAAATTTTATTCAGGTTATGATAACCTCGGAAATCTCCGAACGTTCGATataacatttttttttgaagttCATGAGACTTTTTGAAGgataaacaaaaagaactcaacttattattttcatcaattgcAACGTATATAAGTGGATTGTTGAAGGCATTTCAATCGATTAAAAAACATTACTCatataataagaaaataataccaaaaatctttctttaaaagatgactaataaataatataaggCTAACCTATCTAATTAAAAACAGCATACAACCATCccagaaaaatatattaatatatatttgacATAAATAATCAACATATTCCACGAATAATGCGCATAATACCATATGTTGTTTCGTTACTCATACTCACTGCATCTGCCTGCAATGTTGGGGGAAAAGAACAGAAACCATATATTTGCGAAGCATGTAGCAATCAGTAAAATACAAAGTTAATGATCTTACGATCATCCtttatttgaaagagaTTTTGTCAAGACTGGAGCAAACAGTTTCATTACTGCTTACATAAGCTCCACTGAGCTTCACTAAACCAACAATGAATATTGGTGGCAGCCAAGAATGTACCCGACTAGAGAGTATGAACTTTAcgtcaaatatttttctttttgcGAATATGATCACCATATGGAGGTATCCCGTTATTTCTTCAAACTTCTCCTAGCCAATCTCTCCGGCGATCTTGAGGTTGCCTGGCAAGGTCTCGGGGACTATGTACAATAATTCATCCATCAACCCATTCAATGTATTAATCTCTTCTTGTTTCGTCTTTTTGGTGGATGAGCTATATTGTTTCTTCCCAATTTTTGGATTGTTTTTCGAAAAGAAGTGTGAGTCTGCGACTAGATCGGCTTAAGTACCAGCAGAAATTGTGTTGCCACTGCCAAACGCATCTAGCAGCTCGCTAGGGACAATGGTGTCGAAAACAGCACTTTCCACACTACTAACAACATCGGTTCCCACGTTCATGGAATAGGGTCTTGTGACACGGAAGTATTGGTCTTTAAAAAACAAGTAGCTCACTATTTCTTCTGGACTTAATGAATCCTTATACAGTTCGTGAGGAAGGGAAGGAACTGTGAAAAACTCCTGTACGGTCATGTTCGGTTCTTAACTTctcaaaaaatattttctccTTTATCTTTTTGATGGTACCATTAATAATCTCACTGAGCCTATAACTAAATGTTGGCTTTTGATGGAAGCTCACTTAATTTATATAAGATGTGTAGCAACATGTGTGAATCCATATTCTTTAAACTGCTCCTTGAACTTGAAAACTGAATGAGTAATATCTTGTGACATTTGCGTATTTTTCTATTAATGCATAAGCACTTTATAACTATCCAATACTCTACTTCGTAAAGGATGAGCGAGCCTTTTTATAGGCATTTAGACAAGGGGAACGGAAACACTAACTTAAACAAGGTGGTTTGCTGATTCTATAGTTgttttaatgataattaaAGAATAAGATAAAATTTATATTGCTCATAGTACAAAATTTCGCTGTACGCTAAActtgatatattttgtaaataatattttttaaacaAAAGTCTATTTCCCCTCAAAGATTCATAAAAGACTATTGCGCCTGAGCAGTGGTAGTTTCATTAACATGAATGTAGCCATGCGATTGTGTTGTTgcattttttgtttcattacATAAAGATGATACTTTCGGCTCGAAATGACTGGACTTCCTCTAGTTATACACTtccagaagaagaatgatATGTATTTTCAGGTAGTTCAGAAAACgttgaatatttcaattcatcacCCAGCAtgtatttcattttcagcATAAAGTAAGCTTGGTAGGTTTAACGCTCCTCATCTGTGACTTCTTCACAATTATTCACTTCAGTATATTCTCCCTTAGGTTCGTTCCCATGCGGCGTAGGGATGacatatatttatcaattacAGTTGAGGCGAAAGTGGAGTAGAATTCCCTGATGTTTATAGAAAATGAGCCAAACCTTTTTTTCCAACTAGTCACTGGATAATAATTGTCAGTATAACCATTAAGGTATTGGTGTTTCTTGTTAATAGTTGATTCATTACCTACCCCACGGAAGGCGGTATGGCCTGgatcaattaattgaacaatAGCAGCTGCTTTTTGATCACGAGTCTGTTCCTCACGTTTGATGTGATTGCTAACTGCACCATTCTCATATACTACAGATGAACCAAAGTCGACCATGTCGTAAATACCTGGCCagttaatgatttttttgtaCTTATGGTAATCCATGGCTGTCATGTTTACACCAGTCATGCTAGCAAAAGTGGTCTCGTCAATATCTgtcattaataaatgatcATGGCCGTCATCTTCGAGACAGTTCGCAGTCAAACCGGTTTCTCCAGGTGGGCTGGCGGAAGATAGGGCGATATTTACAGAGAATAATGAAAGCAGAAGATATTTATGTTGCATTTTCTTGTAGATTTTTAGTATCGGGCTGATATCTTGAGTTCAATTGGGCCTCCCTGCGAAtgaattctttttcttaaCCTATTCTTGCttttataatgaaaatgtcTTTGATGCTATTATTTTAATACTATAGAAAGataaatgtatatatgaTTAGTTTCGAATCAATGACAGCCTGAATTCATGGTTACGACGGGTAACAGAAAAAGGCGTTTCTTTTGAGATAAACTCAAAGAAGCGTCGGTGACGGCGTTTTGCGTGTTAGCGTCagtgttgttattatttgaagacaTAGTATATTAGTAGAAGGTAGCTGTGTAAGCAGTTGTTTTAATTGTGAAGcttgttgtttttctaTGTATGAactatataataaaacagaaagaaaaatggtatataaattatataaactGTCCTCCTTTTATATGTGTCTCGAATAGTATTATTTCTCTAATCTATATCTCGACCCCTTGATGTATCTCCTTAAGTTATTAATTATTCCTTGGATTTATACTTTGTGTTCGAGACACGTGTCTACGATAGCTATCATGGAACATAGTAATCCGTTGCACGCCATCAGGTATTTCTATCTATACGATGATGTGTTCCCATCAATGCTGTGCATCATGTATAACTTATCTGAAACTTCATTACTTCTGCGTATTAGTCTATAATACTCTATTCAACTGTTCCGTTTCATGCTCAATACTTCCACTTTTCTGTCACTTAGAGTCTAAACATAACTCGGAACTTTCTACGCCCAAGCGTCTTCTTATCTGTCTCAACAGTTTCcaagtgaaaaatattttcactATATTGGAagagaataatattaagaaagtATGTCTTTAGTAGAAAGAACGTTTCTTAATATCTAACtttgtttatattatatttataaagtAAGTAATTTAACCAGATTAAAACTACGTGTCTGTAAAGTTTGTTATGTCCgtagaaaataataccgAACAGATTTAGATTGGAGAAATAACACTATttgagaaatatataaaaaaaagaggacagtttatatatttatatcctttttctttctgttttattatatggTTTATACAtagaaaaacaacaagCTTTTACAAATAAGACAAGAAGAACCTATGCAGCTATTTTCTACTAATCAACTATGCCTTccaataacaatatcaaCACTGATGATAATGCGCAAGACGCTGTCACCGACGCTTCTTTGAGTTCATCTCAAAATGACCTGCATTGAAACTGATTTAAATTCCGTGACAGAAAAAAACTATCGATCGACTCAAgttatcatttttcatcaattgcTACGTATATATGAGCAACCGCTGAAGTCATTACAAGCTGACgataaattttcttcaatggaaAAAACATTATTTATGTAATAGGAAATGATACCAAAAGTCGTTACTTAAATAtgattaatatataatattagcTAATTTTCGTAATTACACTTACGCCTTAACCATCTGTAAAATGATTTTGGTAGGTTACATAGCTTCATAACGAATTCCGTAAATGATAGATATGCATGCCATATGTATGCGTTAGAAACACCTACTGCATCATTCTGAATCATCGGAGGGAATAGAAGGTACCATAT encodes:
- the NDAI0J03060 gene encoding uncharacterized protein (similar to Saccharomyces cerevisiae MUC1 (YIR019C)), with amino-acid sequence MAQIFSAPIETNEPFSLQKRDNAICQTIVNGCPDLNFGYHASNTNTLRYYLNILNVLWVQDNLYNITINVKGEKQIPMKYLHSLKIIGVKGPQGTVQLYGGNEETYLIDNPTDYTVTFQISGGSPKDECNVWLPNFQIQYEYLLGDAAQYEDTWEWGANAFDLGSGCDDFDNMGNSQTDFPGYYWKSKCNEECQVSSPSSAPLPSTSTTRSPPSSSVETVITSHETYPSSSSPASVESSTFSPPTTRSPPSSSVETVITSHETYPSSSSPASVESSTFSRYTPFPSSTIVSSRSSSLIPSIDTFSYQTVPSTRPSEPSSSEIEPPTSYTTVLSSTVPAPPHSEFSSPTIGPTSSQYQFSSPSFSDIYSSDIVFTTTSSSASLFTITTTTSYLSPSSPVVPSPLPPFSTTYLVPPTSPTTTSENQSTPSSYSYSTGSPTLTSTLTSTMTPPTSNIVPPITPSIISEFNGKGNVLDNSKMKWLVPSAFIFIFNFVI